In Haloimpatiens massiliensis, the following are encoded in one genomic region:
- a CDS encoding ABC transporter ATP-binding protein, whose protein sequence is MKLSVDNMVFSYGSNKVLKGISFRMDEGEIVSVIGPNGSGKSTLIKCIEGILKPEVGSVYVGDKEAKQMGSRELAKIIGYVPQDCSSVFSQRVFETVLMGRRPHLTWGVRKKDVNIVEKILDYMEISHLASRYLDELSGGQRQRVIIARALAQEPKILLLDEPTSNLDIRHQLEVLEIVKKISRESKSSVLMVIHDLNLAARFSDKLIMLKEGNISYMGNPEKVLTVENINEVYEVESTLADTDFGQFILPVRPSRREVVNF, encoded by the coding sequence GTGAAACTATCAGTTGATAATATGGTATTTAGTTATGGAAGTAATAAGGTATTAAAAGGTATAAGTTTTCGTATGGATGAAGGGGAAATTGTAAGTGTAATAGGCCCTAATGGCTCGGGAAAAAGTACTCTTATAAAATGTATAGAAGGTATATTAAAACCTGAAGTTGGAAGTGTGTATGTAGGGGATAAAGAAGCAAAGCAAATGGGTTCTAGAGAGCTTGCTAAGATAATAGGTTATGTGCCTCAAGATTGTTCAAGTGTTTTTTCTCAAAGAGTTTTTGAAACAGTTCTTATGGGTAGAAGACCTCATTTGACTTGGGGTGTTAGAAAAAAAGATGTGAATATTGTAGAAAAAATACTTGATTATATGGAAATAAGTCATTTAGCATCACGATATTTAGATGAATTAAGTGGTGGACAAAGACAAAGAGTTATCATTGCTAGAGCTTTGGCACAGGAGCCAAAAATACTTTTATTGGACGAGCCCACTAGTAATTTAGATATAAGACATCAACTGGAGGTTTTAGAAATAGTTAAAAAAATAAGCAGAGAGAGTAAAAGTTCTGTACTAATGGTTATTCACGATTTGAATTTAGCAGCTAGATTTTCAGATAAATTAATAATGCTAAAAGAAGGTAATATTTCATACATGGGAAATCCGGAAAAGGTTCTTACGGTGGAAAATATAAATGAAGTTTATGAAGTGGAATCAACTTTGGCAGATACTGATTTTGGCCAGTTTATACTTCCTGTGAGACCTTCTAGGAGAGAAGTAGTAAACTTTTAG
- a CDS encoding FecCD family ABC transporter permease produces the protein MKISVIDTEEFCSEKDEFYAKFTKRKMTIVTGLFILLIFIAIVSICVGTVSLSFKETVNIIISNIFNLKGADANALNNTVVMKIRFPRVLAAIIIGASLAATGAVMQGILRNPLVSPYTLGLSSGSAFGAALAIVLGASIFGSSFIGFQRCFVVISAFVFGLITMLLVYFIARVKGLEPGTLILSGVAIGYVFSALVSILKYVSNNEQLGDIVFWTMGGLWQSKWSTISIIFPITLVCTLLMIKYAWDLNALGTGDEVAVSLGINVNKVRIVCLILCALSASSCVAFAGTIGFIGLVAPHISRIIIGSDYRFLIPCSSLMGALILLFSDTLARTIISPTEIPVGIITSLLGAPFFIYLLIKKRR, from the coding sequence ATGAAGATATCAGTGATAGATACGGAAGAGTTTTGTAGTGAAAAAGATGAATTTTACGCCAAATTTACAAAGAGAAAAATGACAATAGTTACAGGGCTTTTCATATTACTTATTTTTATAGCTATAGTATCTATTTGTGTTGGAACTGTTTCACTAAGTTTTAAAGAAACGGTAAATATTATAATTTCTAATATCTTTAATCTTAAGGGAGCAGATGCCAATGCTCTTAACAATACAGTGGTTATGAAAATAAGATTTCCAAGGGTTTTGGCAGCTATAATTATTGGAGCAAGTTTAGCAGCTACAGGAGCTGTAATGCAGGGAATTTTAAGAAATCCTTTGGTGAGTCCTTACACTCTGGGGCTTTCTTCAGGCTCTGCTTTTGGAGCAGCTTTAGCTATAGTATTAGGTGCTAGTATTTTTGGAAGTAGTTTTATTGGATTTCAAAGGTGTTTTGTGGTAATAAGTGCTTTTGTGTTTGGGCTTATAACCATGCTTTTGGTGTATTTTATTGCCAGAGTTAAGGGGCTGGAACCAGGAACTTTGATACTGTCAGGAGTGGCCATTGGATATGTGTTTTCAGCATTGGTTTCTATACTTAAATATGTATCTAATAATGAACAATTAGGTGACATTGTATTTTGGACTATGGGAGGACTTTGGCAATCTAAATGGAGTACGATTTCAATAATTTTTCCTATAACTTTAGTTTGTACTTTATTAATGATTAAATATGCTTGGGATTTAAATGCGCTTGGTACAGGAGATGAAGTGGCAGTAAGCTTGGGTATAAATGTTAATAAAGTAAGGATAGTTTGTCTTATATTATGCGCTTTATCAGCTTCAAGTTGTGTTGCTTTTGCAGGAACCATTGGATTCATTGGGCTTGTGGCTCCACATATATCTAGAATAATAATTGGCAGCGACTATAGATTTTTAATTCCATGTTCTTCTTTAATGGGAGCTTTAATTTTACTCTTTTCGGACACTTTGGCTAGAACTATTATAAGTCCTACTGAAATACCTGTAGGTATTATTACTTCACTTTTAGGTGCTCCATTCTTTATATATTTACTTATAAAAAAAAGGAGGTAA
- the cobN gene encoding cobaltochelatase subunit CobN — protein sequence MKKITAIMWHTYANIMRQAKENVKDDLEVKVYSARFLDEGKEELDNVLNDIDSSDLVLLYRSNADAVWTDIEGALKNKNRIVICLAQDPILWGLSTINLEIVAKCRPYILYGGVDNFSELLKYIGSEVLNLDLKYKEPLDLPWEGIYHPRAPKHFSSIEDYYRWYKLKDAPTVGILMSRGNWVNKNIEPENKIINLLENKGYNVIPVFAYSLRDEELGTRSAAEVVENYFFDYKGYSRIDGLVKLTCFFLNSRARSNDFIDKNIAANGVDLLERLNVPVFQPITSFYSTVEEWEEDPMGLTKDISWTVAMPEFEGVIEPIMISGAKREGYLETRMAIDERCSHLVDKIHKWIKLSKRPLKDRKVAFILHNNPCASVEATVGGGANLDTLESVARIMSSMKEAGYSVNPPENGKELINNIMDRKAISEFRWTTADEIVKKGGVLKALSVDEYKKWFYTWSPKVQEDIIKAWGNPPGEEVDGVPASMVYEGKILITGVSYGNAVVCVQPKRGCAGTRCDGKVCKILHDPDIPPTHQYLATYNYLEKEFDADVLVHVGTHGNLEFLPGKGVGLSKNCYPDIAIGDIPHLYIYNADNPPEGTIAKRRSYAVLVDHMQTLFVEGGLYDELAELERCLEDYEKAKVADPNRAHTLKHMIKEEIEKTNLDKQIALDGSLSFEEIVEKAHGILSLVQNTGIQDGQHIFGEIPEGEKKFQFINSILKFDSTEKISLRGEVAKSMGLEVKDLIANGEKFSSKFRKSYGAILEYISNVCVILIKELLEKEEITEVFFKELLEEKLINIKPLKEINDLFTRIQDLNKRIEESREIESLLRGFNGKYIPAGPSGLVTRGRDDVLPTGRNFYSIDPYRVPTKASWRVGQMLANEVLKKHMEEEDRYPENVAIQWMCNDVMWSDGEGLAQMLYLIGVRPKWAGNGRVCGFEVISLEELGRPRIDLTVRVSGILRDNFPNSMDLLDEAVQKIASLEEPLEMNFVRKHTLEKLDGDKSEEAFRDATFRIFASKPGTYGSGVNLAVYASAWKDEKDLADIFVYWNGYAYGKGVAGKEAFKELQWNLKTVDITYNKVVSDEHDLFGCCCYFGTQGGMTAAAKAASGRDVKTYYGDTREPEVVRVRTLADEVRRVVRTKLLNPKWIEGQKRHGYKGASEISKRIGRVYGWEATTGQVDDWIFDDITKSFVCNEENRQFFEENNPWALEEIARRLLEAEQRGLWNTEPDLLQELKENYIEIEGCIEEKMGDVEGEFQGGSIDIFTAEEVQDWKTKMKEIKYKLKD from the coding sequence ATGAAAAAAATTACGGCGATAATGTGGCATACTTATGCGAATATAATGAGGCAAGCCAAAGAAAATGTTAAAGATGATTTAGAAGTAAAAGTATATTCAGCTCGTTTTTTAGATGAAGGAAAAGAAGAATTGGATAATGTGCTTAATGATATAGACAGTTCAGATTTAGTTCTTTTGTATAGATCTAATGCTGATGCAGTTTGGACGGATATAGAAGGGGCTTTAAAAAACAAAAATAGGATTGTAATTTGTCTTGCACAGGATCCAATATTGTGGGGATTATCCACTATAAATTTGGAAATAGTAGCAAAATGTAGGCCTTATATATTATATGGTGGAGTAGATAATTTTTCTGAACTTCTTAAATATATAGGCTCAGAGGTTTTAAATTTAGATTTAAAGTACAAAGAACCACTAGATTTGCCTTGGGAAGGAATATATCATCCAAGGGCACCTAAACATTTTTCTAGTATAGAAGATTATTATAGGTGGTATAAGTTAAAAGATGCCCCAACAGTAGGAATTCTCATGTCTAGGGGAAATTGGGTTAATAAAAATATAGAGCCTGAGAATAAAATTATTAATCTTCTAGAGAATAAAGGTTATAACGTTATCCCTGTTTTTGCATATTCTTTGAGAGATGAGGAATTGGGAACGAGAAGTGCAGCAGAAGTAGTGGAGAATTATTTTTTTGATTATAAGGGTTATTCACGTATTGATGGGCTTGTGAAATTAACTTGTTTTTTTCTAAATTCTAGGGCTAGAAGTAATGACTTTATAGATAAGAATATAGCAGCTAATGGAGTTGATTTGTTAGAGAGATTAAATGTTCCTGTTTTTCAGCCTATAACTTCTTTTTATAGCACTGTGGAGGAATGGGAAGAGGATCCTATGGGGCTGACTAAAGATATTTCATGGACTGTGGCTATGCCGGAATTTGAAGGGGTTATTGAACCAATAATGATTTCAGGTGCAAAAAGAGAAGGGTATTTGGAAACAAGAATGGCCATAGATGAAAGATGCTCACACCTAGTAGATAAAATACACAAATGGATTAAATTGTCTAAAAGGCCTTTGAAGGATAGGAAAGTTGCATTTATACTTCATAACAATCCTTGTGCATCGGTGGAGGCTACAGTTGGCGGAGGGGCAAATTTAGACACACTAGAAAGTGTAGCTAGAATAATGAGCAGCATGAAAGAAGCGGGGTATAGTGTGAACCCTCCCGAAAATGGTAAGGAATTGATAAATAATATTATGGATAGAAAGGCTATTTCAGAATTTAGATGGACTACTGCTGATGAAATAGTTAAAAAAGGAGGAGTTTTAAAAGCTCTTTCTGTAGATGAGTATAAAAAATGGTTTTATACTTGGTCACCTAAGGTGCAAGAAGATATTATAAAAGCTTGGGGAAATCCTCCAGGAGAAGAAGTGGATGGGGTACCAGCTTCTATGGTTTATGAGGGAAAAATTTTAATAACCGGAGTATCCTATGGAAATGCAGTAGTTTGCGTACAACCTAAGAGGGGATGTGCTGGTACAAGATGTGATGGAAAGGTTTGCAAGATACTACATGACCCAGACATTCCACCAACTCATCAATATTTAGCAACTTATAATTATTTAGAAAAAGAATTTGATGCAGATGTTTTGGTGCATGTGGGTACCCATGGAAACCTAGAATTTTTACCAGGTAAAGGAGTTGGGCTATCTAAAAACTGCTATCCTGATATAGCTATAGGAGATATACCTCATTTATACATATACAATGCGGATAATCCTCCAGAAGGAACTATTGCAAAGCGTAGAAGTTATGCTGTTTTAGTGGATCATATGCAGACTTTATTTGTAGAGGGAGGTCTATATGATGAATTGGCAGAACTGGAAAGATGTTTAGAGGATTATGAAAAAGCTAAAGTAGCGGATCCTAATCGTGCTCATACTTTAAAACATATGATCAAGGAAGAAATTGAGAAAACAAACTTAGATAAGCAAATAGCTTTAGATGGAAGTTTGTCTTTTGAAGAAATTGTTGAAAAGGCTCATGGAATTCTTTCTCTTGTTCAAAATACTGGAATTCAGGATGGACAACATATTTTTGGAGAAATACCAGAAGGAGAAAAGAAATTCCAATTTATAAATTCTATATTGAAATTTGACAGTACCGAAAAAATTTCTCTTCGTGGTGAAGTGGCTAAGAGCATGGGATTAGAAGTTAAAGATTTAATAGCTAATGGTGAAAAGTTCTCAAGTAAGTTTAGAAAATCTTATGGTGCCATTTTAGAGTACATTAGTAATGTATGCGTTATTTTAATAAAAGAACTTTTAGAGAAGGAAGAAATTACAGAAGTATTTTTTAAAGAACTATTAGAAGAAAAACTTATTAATATAAAACCATTAAAAGAAATAAATGATTTATTTACTAGAATACAAGATTTAAATAAAAGGATAGAAGAATCAAGAGAAATAGAATCTTTGCTAAGAGGATTTAATGGAAAATATATTCCTGCAGGTCCATCAGGTTTAGTTACTAGGGGAAGGGATGACGTGCTTCCTACTGGAAGAAACTTCTATTCTATAGATCCATATAGAGTTCCTACTAAGGCCTCATGGAGAGTTGGACAAATGCTTGCTAATGAGGTTTTAAAAAAACATATGGAGGAAGAGGATAGGTATCCTGAAAATGTAGCTATTCAATGGATGTGTAATGATGTTATGTGGTCCGATGGAGAGGGACTAGCTCAAATGTTATATTTGATAGGGGTAAGACCTAAATGGGCTGGCAATGGACGTGTCTGTGGTTTTGAAGTTATATCATTAGAAGAGCTGGGACGTCCAAGAATAGACTTAACTGTGCGTGTATCTGGAATTTTGAGGGATAATTTTCCGAATTCTATGGATTTATTAGATGAAGCAGTTCAAAAGATAGCTTCTTTAGAGGAGCCTCTGGAGATGAATTTTGTACGAAAACATACTTTAGAAAAATTAGATGGAGATAAAAGCGAAGAAGCTTTTAGAGATGCAACTTTTCGTATATTTGCATCCAAGCCTGGTACTTATGGGTCAGGTGTTAATTTGGCGGTTTACGCTTCAGCGTGGAAAGATGAAAAGGATCTGGCAGATATATTTGTATATTGGAATGGATATGCTTACGGAAAAGGTGTAGCTGGAAAAGAAGCTTTTAAAGAACTTCAATGGAATTTAAAAACTGTAGATATAACCTATAATAAGGTAGTTTCTGATGAGCATGATTTATTTGGATGTTGCTGCTACTTTGGAACTCAAGGAGGAATGACTGCTGCAGCAAAGGCTGCCTCTGGAAGAGATGTAAAGACTTATTATGGAGACACTAGGGAACCAGAGGTTGTGAGAGTTCGTACTTTAGCGGATGAAGTGAGAAGAGTTGTAAGGACTAAGCTTTTAAATCCTAAGTGGATTGAAGGACAAAAGAGACATGGATATAAAGGTGCTAGTGAAATATCTAAGCGTATAGGAAGAGTTTATGGCTGGGAAGCTACCACAGGACAGGTAGATGATTGGATATTTGATGACATAACAAAGAGCTTTGTATGTAATGAAGAAAATAGACAATTCTTTGAGGAAAACAATCCTTGGGCTTTAGAGGAAATAGCTAGAAGATTATTAGAAGCAGAACAAAGGGGACTTTGGAATACAGAGCCTGACCTTTTACAGGAGTTAAAGGAAAATTATATAGAAATAGAAGGATGTATAGAAGAAAAGATGGGCGATGTGGAAGGAGAATTTCAAGGAGGAAGTATAGATATTTTTACAGCTGAAGAAGTGCAGGATTGGAAAACTAAAATGAAGGAAATTAAGTATAAGCTTAAGGATTAG
- a CDS encoding ABC transporter substrate-binding protein, which translates to MKKLISFLLAIAMVMSLFVAGCGEKKVADNKAASKKVSAEKKEIEITDSLGNKVKLPSAPKKIVVTNKNVAEAICVLGGEDKIVGVSNETKFPESLKKKEKAGKSFTPNIEKILELKPDLVIGYGSFLKNGTVDKLKEAGIPFASIDCYKIEKLDNDIRVIGKLLGEEKKTEEYLGFINKYLKYVNDKVEKIDKDKRVKVYWEGYTDFSTVSKGTGGDEVVSAAGGINIAGEETVEYPKVNNEFIIKKNPDIVVKTAKTAISQGYGVTDKTKIKEFRDTLMTRTGWKDIKAVKNNRVYVISNEIATSVRGVVGVCYLAKWFYPDEFKDLDPEAVHKEMFEKFYNMEYKGTWVCP; encoded by the coding sequence ATGAAAAAATTAATCTCTTTTCTTCTAGCTATAGCAATGGTAATGTCACTGTTTGTAGCTGGATGTGGAGAAAAAAAAGTGGCAGATAACAAGGCTGCATCCAAAAAAGTATCAGCAGAAAAGAAAGAAATAGAAATAACAGATTCGCTAGGAAATAAGGTTAAGCTTCCTTCAGCTCCTAAGAAAATAGTTGTAACTAACAAAAATGTTGCGGAAGCAATTTGTGTTTTAGGGGGAGAGGATAAGATAGTTGGAGTGTCTAATGAAACTAAATTTCCTGAAAGTTTAAAGAAAAAAGAAAAAGCAGGTAAATCTTTTACACCTAATATAGAAAAAATATTAGAGCTTAAACCTGATCTAGTTATTGGATATGGAAGTTTCTTGAAAAATGGTACCGTAGACAAGCTTAAAGAAGCGGGAATACCATTTGCATCTATAGATTGTTATAAAATAGAAAAGTTAGATAATGATATAAGAGTTATTGGAAAATTGTTAGGCGAAGAGAAAAAGACAGAAGAATACTTAGGATTCATTAATAAGTACCTTAAATATGTAAATGATAAAGTGGAAAAAATAGATAAAGATAAAAGAGTTAAAGTATATTGGGAAGGATATACTGATTTTAGTACTGTTTCAAAAGGAACAGGAGGAGATGAGGTAGTATCTGCAGCAGGAGGGATAAATATTGCTGGTGAGGAAACTGTAGAATATCCCAAAGTAAATAATGAGTTTATAATTAAAAAGAATCCAGATATAGTTGTAAAAACAGCTAAAACAGCAATTTCACAAGGATACGGTGTTACAGATAAAACAAAAATAAAAGAATTTAGAGATACTTTAATGACAAGAACAGGATGGAAAGATATTAAGGCTGTTAAAAATAATAGGGTTTATGTAATTTCTAATGAAATAGCTACATCAGTACGTGGTGTGGTGGGAGTATGCTATTTAGCAAAATGGTTCTATCCAGATGAATTTAAAGATTTAGATCCAGAAGCAGTACACAAAGAGATGTTTGAAAAATTCTATAACATGGAATATAAGGGCACTTGGGTTTGTCCATAG
- a CDS encoding LiaI-LiaF-like domain-containing protein, with amino-acid sequence MKNSKIFSGIIFILIGVLLLTNKFLPINLFNINYLWPLFILIPGISMEMGYFSSRRNPGVLVPGGILTTIGFLFYFEIFTDWRFAEYTWPIYILAVAIGLFQLYLATGRRTGLLIPILILTTTAVISFLSMIFSNIFTWIDSDLILPIIFIILGIYIIVKKK; translated from the coding sequence ATGAAAAATTCAAAGATATTTTCAGGTATAATATTTATTTTAATTGGTGTTTTATTGCTAACTAATAAGTTTTTACCCATAAATTTATTTAATATAAATTATTTATGGCCATTGTTCATACTTATACCAGGGATTTCAATGGAGATGGGATATTTTTCTAGCAGAAGAAATCCTGGCGTTTTAGTTCCAGGTGGTATACTTACAACTATAGGATTTCTATTTTATTTTGAAATATTTACAGACTGGCGTTTTGCTGAATATACATGGCCTATATATATACTTGCAGTAGCTATAGGTTTATTTCAATTGTACTTAGCAACAGGTAGAAGAACGGGTTTATTAATACCGATATTAATATTGACTACTACTGCAGTTATATCATTTTTATCCATGATATTTAGTAATATTTTTACGTGGATAGACAGTGATTTAATTCTACCAATAATATTTATTATATTAGGTATTTATATAATAGTTAAGAAAAAATAG
- a CDS encoding ATP-binding protein: protein MVDGKKIYPFSAIVGQGEMKKGLILNAINPKLSGILIRGEKGTAKSTAVRALAALLPEIEVVADCPYNCDPDNEVTMCTNCRERLAKGEKLPRAKRRMKVVDLPVSATEDRVVGTLDIENAIKKGEKRFEPGLLAKANRSILYVDEVNLLDDHIVDVLLDSAAMGVNTVEREGVSFTHPANFILVGTMNPEEGELRPQLLDRFGFCVNITGINDAKKRVEVIKRRAEFDDEPERFCNKWEDEQNKITQKIIEAKEILPKVELSDEMLYLIANISIKLGVDGHRADLIMMKSAKTMAAFNKRYMVCEEDVVESIKLTMLHRMRRKPFQDLGVEKDKLQEIFKKFNITV, encoded by the coding sequence ATGGTAGATGGTAAAAAAATATATCCTTTTTCAGCTATTGTAGGACAAGGGGAAATGAAAAAGGGATTAATTCTTAATGCAATAAATCCTAAGCTTTCAGGTATATTAATTCGTGGGGAAAAAGGTACTGCAAAATCCACAGCAGTAAGGGCATTAGCAGCACTTTTGCCAGAGATAGAGGTAGTTGCAGATTGCCCATATAATTGTGACCCAGATAATGAAGTTACCATGTGTACTAATTGTAGGGAAAGATTGGCTAAAGGAGAGAAATTGCCAAGGGCAAAACGTAGGATGAAGGTGGTGGATTTACCTGTTTCAGCTACAGAGGATAGAGTTGTGGGGACACTTGATATAGAAAATGCCATAAAAAAGGGAGAAAAGCGCTTTGAACCAGGATTACTTGCTAAGGCAAATAGGTCAATTCTCTATGTGGATGAAGTTAATTTACTAGATGACCATATAGTAGATGTACTATTAGATTCGGCTGCCATGGGAGTAAATACTGTAGAACGTGAGGGGGTTTCATTTACTCACCCAGCAAATTTTATTTTAGTTGGAACTATGAATCCAGAAGAGGGAGAATTAAGGCCACAGCTTTTAGATAGATTTGGTTTTTGTGTAAATATTACAGGAATAAATGATGCTAAAAAAAGAGTAGAGGTTATAAAGAGAAGAGCTGAATTTGACGATGAACCAGAGCGATTTTGTAACAAATGGGAAGATGAACAAAATAAAATTACCCAAAAGATAATAGAGGCGAAGGAGATACTTCCTAAGGTGGAATTGTCTGATGAAATGCTTTATTTAATTGCAAATATATCTATAAAACTAGGAGTAGATGGACATAGAGCAGATTTAATAATGATGAAGTCAGCGAAAACTATGGCTGCATTTAATAAAAGATATATGGTTTGTGAGGAAGATGTAGTAGAGTCTATTAAGCTTACAATGCTACATCGTATGAGAAGAAAGCCATTTCAAGATTTAGGTGTGGAAAAGGATAAATTACAGGAAATATTTAAAAAATTTAATATAACAGTATAA